A stretch of Synechococcus sp. WH 8020 DNA encodes these proteins:
- a CDS encoding ABC transporter substrate-binding protein, whose product MIGPSAQPVSFRRRQLLQAGCIASLSWLAGCARSNGSPVLRAPTKSLPALWQKQLKSPWRITELKAINGSAPPWLSSTDLLTIGDGWLSSLNPRSFQAIDAAPVQAQLGPSADQFLSELPTAWKGKILPVGVSPWVMLFRGEPALQKQAANSWKVLLDPDFKGKVLLPSSPRLVMSLAAHMETPDALRRLRQAAISFDDRHALNWLLQGDAQVAVLPLQRCMGALLRDQRLHAVLPENGAPLNWTLMLRPSSSKEPLPQAWVEKAWEEPLLSRLLSAGWVPPLARSDVSTAMSRVPTRLRSLVLPSNEIWERCWNLAPLDPSEQDGLKAKWNDLAP is encoded by the coding sequence ATGATCGGCCCATCTGCTCAGCCCGTTTCGTTTCGCAGGCGACAACTGCTTCAGGCCGGCTGCATAGCAAGCCTGTCATGGCTCGCCGGCTGTGCGCGATCCAATGGTTCACCTGTCTTGCGGGCCCCAACAAAGAGCCTGCCTGCACTGTGGCAAAAGCAACTCAAGTCTCCGTGGCGCATTACAGAGCTGAAAGCCATCAACGGCTCCGCACCCCCCTGGCTGTCATCCACCGATCTGCTCACGATTGGGGATGGTTGGTTATCGAGTCTCAACCCAAGATCGTTTCAAGCGATTGATGCCGCTCCTGTTCAAGCGCAATTAGGGCCTTCAGCAGATCAGTTTCTCTCTGAATTGCCTACAGCCTGGAAAGGCAAAATTTTGCCTGTGGGCGTCAGCCCCTGGGTAATGCTTTTTCGAGGAGAACCGGCCCTTCAAAAGCAAGCAGCCAACAGCTGGAAGGTGCTGCTGGATCCAGATTTCAAAGGCAAAGTCCTCTTACCGTCGAGCCCACGACTGGTGATGTCGCTTGCAGCGCACATGGAGACCCCTGATGCGCTGCGCCGCCTCAGACAGGCAGCCATCAGTTTTGATGATCGACATGCCCTCAACTGGTTGCTGCAAGGGGATGCACAGGTGGCTGTCCTGCCTCTGCAACGGTGCATGGGAGCGCTCCTTCGAGACCAAAGGCTGCATGCTGTGCTGCCTGAGAACGGTGCGCCTCTGAACTGGACTCTGATGCTGCGCCCAAGCTCAAGCAAAGAGCCCTTACCGCAAGCTTGGGTCGAAAAAGCCTGGGAAGAACCACTGCTCAGTCGGTTGCTCTCTGCAGGATGGGTCCCCCCCTTGGCTCGCTCAGATGTCAGCACTGCAATGTCGCGGGTGCCAACAAGGCTTCGCTCCCTCGTCCTTCCTTCCAACGAGATCTGGGAGCGCTGCTGGAATCTTGCCCCTCTGGATCCGTCAGAGCAGGACGGTCTGAAAGCCAAGTGGAATGACTTAGCCCCATAA
- a CDS encoding bifunctional nuclease family protein → MVEMSVIGIALDAASRSPIVLLRDPSRRRQVPIWIDQAQAHNIMAGLNGEPSPRPLSHDLMVRLLAAGDLHLERVIIHAIEDSTFRAVLKLSHDEPSDEIEDPSDVEPLEENEVREELLDIDARPSDAIALAIRTGSSIWMLEEVVAEASIAVDAEADAEDRNEFRRFLDEISPAAMVRHLQSRHPKDEETDDDTSR, encoded by the coding sequence ATGGTTGAAATGAGCGTGATCGGGATTGCGCTGGATGCCGCGAGCCGAAGTCCGATCGTGTTGCTTCGAGATCCATCGCGACGGCGACAAGTGCCGATCTGGATCGATCAGGCCCAGGCACACAACATCATGGCTGGATTGAATGGAGAGCCATCTCCTCGCCCCTTAAGCCATGACTTGATGGTGCGCTTGTTGGCGGCTGGTGACCTTCATCTTGAACGGGTCATCATTCATGCGATTGAAGACAGCACCTTTCGCGCTGTCTTGAAACTCAGTCATGACGAGCCAAGCGACGAGATCGAAGACCCTTCAGACGTTGAGCCGCTTGAAGAGAACGAGGTGAGAGAAGAGCTCCTCGATATTGATGCCAGGCCCAGTGATGCCATTGCGCTTGCGATCCGAACGGGCAGCAGCATTTGGATGTTGGAGGAAGTGGTCGCTGAGGCCTCGATCGCGGTGGATGCTGAAGCGGATGCAGAGGATCGAAACGAGTTTCGTCGATTTTTAGATGAGATAAGTCCTGCAGCCATGGTTCGCCACCTTCAGTCGAGACATCCCAAGGACGAAGAAACGGATGACGACACTTCGCGATGA
- a CDS encoding aldo/keto reductase, which translates to MTTEPLAGVGVRRAFGTGPEVSLFTLGTMRALKDREQMVAVVRAAHAAGINHLETAPAYGPAETFLGQSLDQLAREGIAPEGGWLITSKLLPGLSLEQGKRALSACLERLGRPFLHGLAVHGLNREDHLHWAIDGDGARLLEWALRSGLVGQVGFSSHGPNSLIARAISTGRFQFCSLHLHLLDPARLPLALQALGAGMGVMAISPADKGGRLQAPSSLLRADCQPWEPLALAYRYLLAAGISTLMVGANSPADLNLAASMASSDGALTPAEQTALTRLERLRQQRLGETLCHQCRACLPCPQEVPIPELLRLRNLRLGHHLKEFTEERYNLIGRAGHWWEEVNAEGCETCGDCLPRCPHQLAIPDLLAETHQLLAAAPRRRLWG; encoded by the coding sequence ATGACAACAGAGCCTTTGGCTGGTGTTGGGGTTCGTCGCGCCTTTGGGACGGGTCCGGAAGTGAGCTTGTTCACGCTGGGGACGATGCGTGCTTTGAAAGACCGCGAGCAAATGGTTGCCGTTGTGCGGGCCGCCCATGCCGCTGGGATCAACCACCTCGAGACGGCACCCGCCTATGGCCCTGCTGAAACCTTTTTGGGGCAGTCCTTAGATCAGTTGGCTCGAGAAGGGATTGCCCCTGAGGGGGGATGGTTAATCACCAGCAAACTCCTTCCAGGGCTCTCTTTGGAACAAGGGAAACGCGCCTTATCTGCGTGCCTGGAACGGTTGGGACGCCCCTTTTTGCATGGCCTGGCGGTCCATGGTCTAAACCGCGAGGACCACCTGCATTGGGCGATCGACGGGGATGGAGCCAGGCTTTTGGAATGGGCCCTGAGATCTGGGCTTGTGGGTCAAGTTGGTTTCAGTAGCCATGGCCCTAATTCACTGATCGCTCGTGCGATCTCAACTGGTCGCTTTCAGTTCTGCAGCCTCCATCTGCATCTTTTGGATCCAGCACGGCTCCCCTTGGCATTGCAAGCGCTCGGTGCAGGAATGGGAGTCATGGCAATCTCCCCTGCGGATAAGGGTGGACGCTTGCAAGCACCAAGCTCATTGCTAAGGGCAGATTGCCAGCCCTGGGAACCCTTGGCTCTGGCTTACCGCTACCTCTTGGCTGCTGGGATAAGCACCCTGATGGTCGGGGCCAACAGCCCGGCCGATCTCAACCTTGCCGCCTCCATGGCCAGCAGCGATGGGGCTCTCACCCCTGCAGAACAGACCGCTTTGACCCGTTTGGAACGTTTGCGTCAACAGCGGCTTGGTGAAACGCTTTGCCATCAATGCAGAGCCTGTCTCCCCTGTCCGCAGGAGGTTCCCATCCCTGAGCTGCTGCGACTGCGCAACCTAAGGCTCGGTCATCACCTTAAGGAGTTCACGGAAGAGCGTTACAACTTGATTGGGCGCGCTGGCCACTGGTGGGAGGAGGTCAATGCCGAAGGCTGTGAGACCTGTGGGGATTGCCTTCCCCGATGTCCCCATCAACTGGCGATTCCTGATCTGTTGGCGGAGACCCATCAGCTTTTGGCTGCGGCCCCTCGACGACGTTTATGGGGCTAA
- a CDS encoding DUF2232 domain-containing protein — translation MEPRLSRRQALRMMEASYLAAAAALIWLALYYLPIGGALFRLALPLPLALLLVRRGSRAGLEGVVVAILLLMVLMGPLRGPLMLFPYGLLSLWLGWCWHKKVSWWISWGLGVVIGAAGFLVRVVALSLMVGENLWVVITRAGAGLLDRVLELMQLPLAPDLLLVQAMAITLVVVQQLVYVLALHALAYWIFPRLQAPIPEPPPLLHGLVALDPL, via the coding sequence ATGGAACCACGCCTCAGCCGTCGACAAGCGCTGCGCATGATGGAGGCCTCTTACCTTGCGGCGGCGGCGGCCTTGATTTGGCTGGCTCTCTATTACTTGCCGATCGGTGGAGCCCTGTTCCGTCTTGCCCTTCCGCTGCCCCTAGCGCTACTGCTGGTGCGCCGGGGCAGTCGCGCCGGGCTTGAGGGCGTCGTTGTGGCGATTTTGCTGCTGATGGTGCTCATGGGTCCTCTGCGTGGGCCCCTGATGCTGTTTCCCTATGGATTGCTGTCGCTTTGGCTGGGGTGGTGCTGGCACAAAAAAGTGAGCTGGTGGATTAGCTGGGGGCTCGGTGTCGTCATTGGCGCCGCTGGATTTCTGGTGAGGGTCGTGGCGCTGTCCTTGATGGTGGGTGAGAACCTGTGGGTGGTGATTACAAGAGCCGGCGCCGGACTCCTCGATCGCGTCCTGGAGTTGATGCAGCTGCCCCTCGCCCCTGATCTGCTGTTGGTGCAAGCCATGGCAATCACTCTCGTCGTGGTTCAGCAGCTCGTTTACGTGCTGGCTCTCCACGCTTTGGCCTACTGGATCTTTCCCCGTCTCCAAGCTCCGATTCCTGAACCTCCCCCCCTGCTCCATGGCCTGGTCGCCCTCGACCCTCTTTGA
- a CDS encoding riboflavin synthase, whose product MFTGLVQAVGRIERRGSGLVVSGCSPFAPLQLGDSVAVDGVCLTVAELVGDGFLANVSEETLQRSTLGRKASTGGSVNLEPALRLSDRLGGHLVSGHVDSIGEVVAIEALSQSWNLELRWRDAAYGRYICEKASVAVNGISLTVAGCSDAGARFWIAVIPHTWMATALRDLAAGDEVNLEIDLLARYTERLLGHAREGASTAPKNEASLSSEWLASHGWS is encoded by the coding sequence ATGTTCACAGGTCTGGTGCAAGCTGTTGGGCGGATTGAGCGACGCGGCAGTGGCCTTGTGGTGAGTGGCTGCTCTCCGTTCGCTCCCCTTCAGCTGGGAGACAGCGTTGCTGTAGATGGGGTTTGTCTCACGGTGGCGGAACTGGTCGGTGATGGGTTTCTCGCCAATGTCAGCGAGGAAACGCTGCAACGCAGCACCCTCGGACGCAAGGCCTCTACAGGTGGTTCAGTCAATTTGGAGCCAGCCCTGCGCTTGTCCGATCGCCTTGGCGGACATCTCGTGAGTGGTCATGTGGACAGCATCGGCGAGGTGGTGGCCATCGAAGCCCTAAGCCAATCATGGAACCTCGAGCTGCGCTGGCGAGATGCCGCCTATGGCCGGTACATCTGTGAAAAAGCCAGTGTTGCCGTCAATGGCATCAGCCTCACAGTCGCTGGGTGCTCTGATGCTGGTGCGCGATTTTGGATCGCCGTGATTCCACACACCTGGATGGCAACAGCATTGCGCGATCTCGCAGCAGGGGATGAGGTGAATTTAGAAATCGATCTTCTCGCTCGATATACGGAACGCTTGCTCGGCCACGCGCGCGAGGGAGCTTCAACCGCCCCGAAGAACGAGGCGTCTCTGAGCTCTGAATGGCTCGCCTCTCACGGTTGGAGCTGA
- a CDS encoding nicotinate-nucleotide--dimethylbenzimidazole phosphoribosyltransferase codes for MAWSPSTLFELPAGCTRLSGRASEYWVGATHRFWSDPKPAPDLLLLLSSTLTAEVEGISAAGATSESRRYTAIADAELLLYGPAHQPHWPLPPLPAGVSPALISWVAAEALQIQPWVGSIGLSKMPPFAHLRFEDPQLGPAECLSSGHSMTPKRVLQLLNKGQRFGKRLRHPLVLAECVPGGTTTALAVLRGLGLPANDLISGSAIHPPMALKRQLVRQGLQSAELSAIPSAQEVLAAVGDPFQAFATGLLIGSLSSGEPLLLAGGSQMAAVLALALSMVSARERRLLSNQVLIGTTAWLAGEVLTPTGNKRASLVELLALMEDHFAVSISALASGLRFRNSRHLSLRDYELGHVKEGVGAGGLALLAQLRGLSLDRISQDCDKAMDQLLESKLKP; via the coding sequence ATGGCCTGGTCGCCCTCGACCCTCTTTGAGCTCCCAGCGGGATGCACTCGCCTTTCGGGCCGAGCATCCGAGTATTGGGTAGGTGCAACTCACCGCTTTTGGTCCGACCCCAAACCTGCTCCGGATCTTTTATTGCTCCTGTCCTCCACTTTGACCGCCGAGGTGGAAGGCATCTCTGCAGCCGGTGCCACCTCTGAATCACGTCGCTACACAGCCATTGCTGACGCAGAGTTGCTTCTCTATGGGCCTGCCCATCAGCCTCACTGGCCTTTACCGCCTCTGCCCGCAGGCGTCTCGCCAGCGTTGATCAGTTGGGTTGCTGCGGAGGCCCTCCAGATTCAGCCCTGGGTGGGATCGATTGGACTGTCAAAGATGCCTCCCTTCGCTCATCTGCGTTTTGAGGATCCGCAGCTCGGTCCAGCCGAATGCCTCAGCTCCGGACACTCCATGACGCCGAAACGAGTCCTCCAGCTGCTCAACAAAGGCCAACGGTTCGGTAAGCGTTTGCGACACCCACTCGTCCTTGCCGAATGTGTCCCCGGAGGAACCACCACAGCGTTAGCCGTTCTTCGTGGTCTTGGACTACCCGCCAATGACCTGATCAGCGGAAGTGCCATCCATCCACCGATGGCCTTGAAACGACAACTTGTGCGTCAGGGGCTGCAATCCGCAGAGCTCAGCGCCATCCCCTCGGCGCAGGAGGTTCTAGCTGCCGTGGGAGATCCTTTTCAGGCCTTTGCAACCGGGTTACTGATTGGATCCCTCTCGAGCGGTGAACCCCTCCTCTTAGCTGGGGGAAGTCAGATGGCTGCCGTGCTGGCACTCGCCCTGAGCATGGTGTCGGCCCGAGAGCGCCGCTTGCTGTCCAATCAAGTGCTGATTGGCACAACGGCCTGGTTGGCTGGGGAAGTGCTGACGCCAACCGGAAACAAGCGCGCATCACTGGTCGAGCTGCTGGCATTAATGGAGGATCATTTCGCCGTTTCCATCTCTGCACTGGCGAGTGGTCTGCGCTTTCGCAACAGTCGACACCTCTCGCTGCGTGACTACGAGCTCGGTCATGTCAAAGAGGGGGTGGGTGCCGGTGGTCTTGCATTGCTGGCGCAGCTGCGTGGACTGTCTCTAGACCGCATCAGCCAGGACTGTGACAAGGCCATGGATCAATTGCTCGAATCCAAGCTCAAACCCTAG
- the topA gene encoding type I DNA topoisomerase, with translation MANTLVIVESPTKARTIRGFLPKGYRVEASMGHVRDLPNNASEIPAAQKGQKWANLGVNTEADFEPLYVVPKDKKKIVRELKDALKGVDELLLATDEDREGESISWHLLQLLSPKVPVKRMVFHEITKEAISRALDDTRELDMELVHAQETRRILDRLVGYTLSPLLWKKVAWGLSAGRVQSVAVRLLVQRERARRAFRSGSYWDLKAALEQQSIRFDAKLTHLGGTKVATGTDFDESTGGLKQDSKVRLLSEDDARSLALALQSSDWSVSSVEEKPTVRRPVPPFTTSTLQQESNRKLRLSARETMRCAQGLYERGYITYMRTDSVHLSDQAISAARSCVESRYGKEYLSKGPRQFSTKSRNAQEAHEAIRPSGESFRAPSETGLEGRDLSLYELIWKRTVASQMAEARLTMLAVDLTVGEAVFRSNGKRIDFPGFFRAYVEGSDDPDAALEGQEVLLPALNVGDSPKVHDVEALGHQTQPPARFSEASLVKMLEKEGIGRPSTYASIIGTIVDRGYSSLNNNSLTPSFTAFAVTALLEEHFPDLVDTGFTARMETTLDEISTGKVQWLPYLDGFFKGDEGLESLVQKREGDIDPGASRTIDLEGLPCVVRIGRFGAYLESKRVGDDGEEELIKATLPKEITPGELDQEQAELILKHKADGPEALGEDPETGDLVYLLFGQYGPYVQKGQVSDENPKPKRASLPKGVKPEDLTLDEALGLLRLPRLLGEHPESGKVQAGLGRFGPYVVWDKGKGEKDYRSLKGEDDVLAVGLSRALELLAMPKRGRGGRTALKDLGKPEGSEETVQVFDGPYGLYVKQGKVNASLPEGKGAEDITLKEAIELLEAKAATKKTTKRKTSTTKSTSKAKSTTKSAKAKPAARKAPATTKTGRLRASAVRVIRPGDA, from the coding sequence GTGGCGAACACCCTGGTCATCGTTGAGAGCCCCACAAAGGCACGCACCATCCGTGGATTCCTTCCCAAGGGCTATCGGGTGGAAGCTTCGATGGGCCACGTGCGGGATCTGCCGAACAACGCAAGTGAGATTCCTGCAGCCCAAAAAGGTCAGAAGTGGGCCAACCTTGGAGTCAACACTGAGGCGGACTTCGAACCCCTTTATGTGGTTCCGAAGGACAAGAAAAAAATTGTGCGCGAGCTTAAAGACGCCCTGAAAGGCGTTGATGAACTGTTGCTAGCGACTGACGAAGACCGCGAAGGAGAAAGCATCAGCTGGCATTTACTCCAGCTGTTGTCACCGAAAGTCCCGGTGAAACGGATGGTGTTTCACGAGATCACGAAAGAGGCAATCTCCCGGGCACTGGATGACACGCGTGAGCTCGATATGGAGCTGGTGCATGCCCAGGAAACCCGAAGAATCCTCGACCGATTGGTGGGCTACACCCTCTCGCCTCTGTTGTGGAAGAAAGTTGCCTGGGGGCTTTCAGCCGGACGTGTTCAATCCGTGGCGGTCCGACTGCTCGTACAGCGAGAGCGGGCTAGACGCGCCTTTCGCAGCGGTAGCTACTGGGATCTGAAAGCTGCGCTCGAGCAGCAAAGCATCCGCTTTGATGCCAAGCTCACGCACCTCGGCGGAACGAAAGTCGCCACCGGCACTGACTTTGATGAAAGTACCGGCGGCCTCAAGCAGGACAGCAAGGTGCGCCTTCTGAGCGAGGACGACGCCCGCTCCCTAGCGCTTGCCCTTCAATCGTCGGATTGGAGCGTCTCCTCGGTTGAGGAAAAGCCAACGGTGCGGAGGCCCGTTCCGCCGTTCACTACCAGCACGCTGCAGCAAGAATCCAATCGCAAATTGCGTCTGTCAGCGCGGGAGACGATGCGCTGCGCTCAGGGCCTGTACGAACGCGGCTACATCACCTACATGCGCACCGATTCGGTGCATCTCTCCGATCAAGCCATTTCGGCAGCGCGCAGCTGTGTGGAATCGCGCTACGGCAAGGAGTATCTGAGCAAAGGGCCCAGGCAGTTCAGCACGAAGTCACGCAATGCCCAGGAAGCTCATGAGGCGATCCGACCTTCAGGTGAAAGCTTCCGAGCTCCCTCCGAAACTGGCTTAGAAGGGCGTGATCTGTCCTTGTACGAGCTGATTTGGAAGCGAACAGTCGCGAGCCAAATGGCCGAAGCCCGACTCACCATGCTCGCGGTGGATCTCACGGTTGGAGAAGCCGTGTTCCGCTCCAATGGAAAGCGCATTGACTTCCCGGGCTTTTTCCGCGCCTACGTCGAAGGCAGCGATGACCCTGATGCAGCTTTGGAAGGTCAGGAAGTGTTGTTGCCCGCCCTCAACGTTGGTGACTCACCCAAAGTTCATGACGTCGAAGCGCTCGGACACCAAACGCAGCCACCTGCTCGCTTCAGCGAAGCTTCCCTGGTGAAAATGCTGGAGAAAGAAGGGATCGGTCGTCCTTCCACCTACGCCAGCATCATCGGCACGATTGTGGATCGAGGCTATTCCTCGCTCAACAACAATTCGCTCACACCAAGCTTCACAGCCTTTGCTGTGACCGCTCTGCTGGAAGAGCACTTCCCCGATTTGGTGGATACCGGATTTACGGCCCGCATGGAAACCACGTTGGATGAAATCTCCACCGGCAAAGTGCAATGGCTGCCCTATTTGGATGGATTTTTCAAAGGGGATGAAGGACTGGAGTCCTTGGTCCAAAAACGCGAGGGAGACATCGACCCGGGAGCATCACGCACGATTGACCTCGAAGGCTTGCCTTGCGTGGTCAGAATTGGACGCTTTGGGGCTTATCTCGAATCCAAACGCGTTGGTGACGACGGAGAAGAGGAGCTCATCAAAGCAACCCTGCCCAAAGAGATCACCCCTGGTGAACTGGATCAGGAACAAGCAGAGCTCATTCTTAAGCACAAAGCGGACGGTCCAGAAGCACTCGGCGAAGATCCCGAAACAGGTGATCTCGTGTACTTGCTCTTCGGTCAGTACGGCCCCTATGTGCAGAAGGGTCAGGTCAGCGATGAGAACCCCAAGCCGAAACGGGCCTCCTTGCCAAAAGGGGTAAAGCCCGAAGATCTAACGCTGGATGAGGCACTTGGGCTGCTGCGCTTGCCCCGTCTACTCGGCGAACATCCAGAGAGCGGAAAGGTTCAAGCTGGCTTGGGTCGCTTTGGACCCTATGTGGTTTGGGACAAGGGAAAAGGCGAAAAGGACTATCGCTCTCTCAAGGGTGAAGACGACGTTCTTGCCGTTGGTCTGAGCCGAGCCCTGGAACTACTCGCGATGCCCAAACGCGGACGAGGTGGAAGGACGGCGCTCAAGGATCTAGGGAAACCGGAGGGAAGCGAAGAAACCGTGCAGGTGTTCGATGGCCCCTATGGCCTCTATGTCAAACAGGGAAAAGTGAACGCTTCATTGCCGGAAGGGAAAGGGGCCGAAGACATCACCTTGAAAGAAGCGATCGAGCTCCTCGAAGCAAAAGCCGCCACAAAAAAAACCACAAAGCGCAAAACCTCAACGACCAAGAGCACCAGCAAAGCCAAAAGCACAACCAAGAGCGCAAAAGCCAAACCTGCTGCCCGTAAAGCACCAGCCACGACGAAAACCGGGCGCCTTCGCGCGAGTGCAGTGCGCGTCATCCGTCCTGGAGACGCTTAA
- a CDS encoding HdeD family acid-resistance protein: protein MTMDDRPDSIGTFQAFAIAEGILLIILGVLALIFPVLASVWVTGVIAVVFLVGGVVGWISNLARSKRMGRWICFWRLVVSTLFIVAGASMISNFRSPADAAGQVAALSLAIGIVFLVEGVVAFFNGLSHSNRPGAGWAIANGVITFILGLLIVTLKFWGLLWVLGVLVGISFLFSGIDLIALSSTIPKDQDPPAAA, encoded by the coding sequence ATGACCATGGACGATCGTCCCGATTCCATCGGGACTTTTCAAGCTTTCGCCATCGCGGAAGGGATTCTGCTGATCATCTTGGGCGTCCTGGCCCTGATCTTTCCAGTGCTGGCCTCCGTATGGGTCACTGGTGTGATCGCCGTTGTCTTTCTCGTTGGAGGTGTGGTTGGTTGGATCAGCAATCTTGCCCGCTCCAAACGCATGGGGCGCTGGATTTGCTTCTGGCGATTAGTTGTATCAACCCTGTTCATCGTTGCGGGTGCTTCGATGATCAGCAATTTCCGAAGTCCTGCAGACGCCGCTGGCCAGGTGGCAGCACTTTCGCTCGCGATTGGAATCGTCTTTCTAGTGGAGGGTGTTGTTGCCTTTTTCAACGGTCTGTCTCACAGCAACCGTCCTGGAGCGGGCTGGGCCATTGCCAATGGCGTCATCACCTTCATCCTTGGCCTGCTGATCGTGACGCTGAAGTTCTGGGGCTTGCTGTGGGTACTCGGCGTGCTTGTAGGCATCAGTTTCCTGTTCAGCGGCATTGATCTGATTGCCCTGAGCTCAACCATTCCCAAGGATCAAGACCCACCAGCTGCTGCTTGA